In Ovis canadensis isolate MfBH-ARS-UI-01 breed Bighorn chromosome 3, ARS-UI_OviCan_v2, whole genome shotgun sequence, one DNA window encodes the following:
- the HOXC13 gene encoding homeobox protein Hox-C13 — MTTSLLLHPRWPESLMYVYEDSAAESGSGGGSGGGGGGAGGAGVGCSGASPGKAPSMDGLGNSCPASHCRDLLPHPVLGRPPAPLGAPQGAVYTDIPAPEAARQCAPPPAPPTSSSATLGYGYPFGGSYYGCRLSHNVNLQQKPCAYHSGDKYPEPSGALPGDDLSSRAKEFAFYPSFASSYQAMPGYLDVSVVPGISGHPEPRHDALIPVEGYQHWALSNGWDSQVYCSKEQSQSAHLWKSPFPDVVPLQPEVNSYRRGRKKRVPYTKVQLKELEKEYAASKFITKEKRRRISATTNLSERQVTIWFQNRRVKEKKVVSKSKTPHLHST, encoded by the exons ATGACGACTTCGCTGCTCCTGCATCCGCGCTGGCCGGAGAGCCTTATGTACGTCTATGAGGACAGCGCGGCGgagagcggcagcggcggcggcagcggcgggggAGGCGGCGGCGCGGGCGGAGCGGGGGTCGGCTGCAGCGGAGCGAGTCCCGGCAAAGCCCCGAGCATGGACGGGCTGGGCAACAGCTGCCCCGCCAGCCACTGCCGCGACCTGCTTCCGCACCCCGTGCTGGGCCGCCCGCCGGCTCCCCTGGGCGCCCCTCAGGGCGCCGTCTACACGGACATCCCGGCCCCGGAGGCGGCGCGCCAGTGCGCCCCACCACCGGCTCCCCCCACCTCATCCAGCGCCACCCTGGGCTATGGCTACCCGTTCGGTGGCAGCTACTACGGCTGCCGCCTGTCGCACAACGTGAACCTGCAGCAAAAGCCTTGCGCTTATCACTCGGGCGATAAGTACCCCGAGCCGTCGGGCGCCCTTCCCGGTGACGACCTGTCCTCCAGGGCCAAGGAGTTCGCCTTCTATCCCAGCTTCGCCAGCTCCTACCAGGCGATGCCCGGCTACCTGGACGTGTCGGTGGTGCCTGGGATCAGCGGACACCCAGAGCCGCGTCACGACGCGCTCATCCCCGTCGAAGGCTACCAGCACTGGGCTCTCTCCAACGGCTGGGATAGTCAGGTGTACTGCTCAAAGGAACAGTCGCAGTCCGCCCACCTCTGGAAGTCTCCCTTTCCAG ACGTGGTCCCCCTACAGCCCGAAGTCAACAGCTACAGGCGCGGGCGCAAGAAACGTGTGCCCTACACCAAGGTGCAGCTGAAGGAGCTAGAGAAGGAGTACGCAGCCAGCAAGTTCATCACCAAAGAGAAGCGCCGGCGCATCTCGGCTACCACAAACCTCTCGGAGCGCCAGGTCACCATCTGGTTCCAGAACCGTCGGGTCAAAGAGAAGAAGGTGGTCAGCAAATCGAAAACGCCTCACCTTCACTCTACCTGA